The following proteins are encoded in a genomic region of Sorangiineae bacterium MSr12523:
- a CDS encoding sigma 54-interacting transcriptional regulator has product MTSDVVAQSASYGTLPWETMVHGTKDPNNVDREGPTDIVRAPASVEGFRLLVLLPSGDGGNTMQPGEVPLPEVGELVLGRGEDCAVPIGDASVSRQHAVLLVSNGNFRIRDLESRNGIFVRGRRLEASETVEIGPGEAVDLGRVTVLIQRRSSESPRRNVPTIAPPPASSSGEDAAFVVCDPAMLRLHDLVRRVAVRDINVLLLGETGVGKEVVAEAVHRYSRRADGPLVRVNCAQYNPQLLESELFGHEQGAFTGATRAKAGVFEAAQGGTLFLDEIGELPISAQVKLLRVIEERRIRRVGGTESRELDIRLVTATHRDLKAESQNGQFRRDLYFRLSGVTIPIPPLRERPSEIVPLAKMFAARFAAPEPAPELTDSAQQALLGYPWPGNVRELRNAVEQAVALSDGAILPEHLRLEQAPPSSSPSSSSSSWGGVSPPSSSPSSTPLRGQMQSLERQRIVDALERSNGNQSRAAELLGMPRRTLVDKLRRYNIPRPRSGGD; this is encoded by the coding sequence ATGACATCCGACGTTGTAGCTCAATCGGCTTCCTATGGTACCTTGCCCTGGGAAACGATGGTTCACGGTACCAAAGATCCCAACAACGTCGATCGGGAGGGGCCGACGGATATCGTTCGTGCGCCTGCTTCGGTCGAGGGTTTTCGCCTTCTGGTGCTCCTTCCGTCGGGCGACGGCGGCAACACCATGCAACCTGGGGAGGTGCCGCTGCCCGAGGTCGGGGAGCTCGTATTGGGGCGCGGCGAGGACTGCGCGGTGCCCATCGGCGATGCATCGGTGTCGAGGCAACATGCGGTGCTCCTCGTCTCGAATGGGAATTTTCGCATTCGCGATTTGGAGAGTCGAAACGGAATTTTCGTGCGCGGACGGCGCCTCGAAGCCTCGGAGACCGTCGAGATCGGCCCTGGGGAGGCCGTCGATCTCGGGCGCGTGACCGTGCTCATTCAGCGGCGTTCCTCGGAGTCGCCGCGGCGCAACGTGCCCACCATCGCGCCGCCACCGGCATCGTCTTCCGGCGAAGATGCCGCGTTCGTCGTGTGCGATCCGGCGATGCTTCGCCTGCATGATCTGGTGAGACGCGTCGCCGTGCGGGACATCAACGTGCTCCTTCTCGGGGAGACCGGCGTCGGCAAAGAGGTGGTCGCCGAGGCGGTGCATCGCTATTCGCGGCGCGCGGACGGGCCTCTCGTGCGCGTCAATTGCGCGCAGTACAACCCGCAATTGCTCGAGAGCGAGCTCTTTGGCCACGAACAGGGGGCCTTCACCGGAGCAACGCGCGCCAAGGCTGGCGTCTTCGAGGCGGCGCAGGGCGGCACCCTGTTTCTCGACGAGATCGGCGAGCTGCCGATAAGTGCCCAGGTCAAGCTGCTTCGCGTCATCGAAGAACGCCGCATTCGCCGGGTCGGAGGCACCGAGTCCCGCGAGCTCGATATCCGCCTCGTGACCGCGACCCATCGCGACTTGAAGGCGGAAAGCCAAAATGGACAATTCCGGCGCGACCTGTATTTCCGATTGAGCGGGGTCACCATTCCCATCCCGCCGCTGCGCGAGCGGCCGTCGGAAATCGTTCCCCTGGCGAAGATGTTCGCCGCCCGCTTTGCCGCGCCCGAGCCTGCGCCGGAACTCACCGACTCCGCCCAGCAGGCGCTGCTTGGCTATCCGTGGCCCGGCAACGTGCGCGAACTGCGAAACGCCGTCGAGCAGGCCGTGGCCCTTTCCGATGGAGCGATCCTCCCCGAGCACCTGCGGCTCGAACAGGCGCCGCCGTCGTCGTCTCCCTCGTCGTCTTCTTCCTCCTGGGGCGGCGTTTCACCGCCGTCGTCGTCTCCCTCGTCGACGCCGCTGCGCGGGCAGATGCAATCGCTCGAACGCCAGCGCATCGTCGACGCGCTCGAGCGCTCCAATGGAAACCAATCGCGCGCTGCGGAGCTCCTCGGCATGCCCCGTCGCACATTGGTCGACAAGTTGCGCCGGTACAACATTCCGCGGCCTCGCAGCGGCGGCGATTGA
- a CDS encoding tRNA pseudouridine(13) synthase TruD, with translation MARIKVLPEDFIVEEIPLYEPCGTGEHLYIRFTKREMTTDAAVDVIARAVGVRARDVGVAGMKDRMAITTQTISVPYAPERDTRAMALVHERINVLGTQRHTNKLRTGHLRANKFSIRIREVGDVDAAIAAFERIGREGVPNAFGAQRFGREGDNAERTRAWLTGKAPAPRDPRLKRLLFSALQSAVYNEVLERRVRNGTWNTCLAGDLAKRHDSGGLFLCTDVQEDRARAERGEISATGPLPGAKMREPEGEPRELEQQVVREYLGDDIDLTKLVPLGEGTRRPLRLWVSDLRLERGHSDNGREEEDSIRVYFVLPKGAYATTVISAAIPLDAEVGKVTDLPGTGEPFTCEDGAIEAHGQQRDH, from the coding sequence ATGGCACGTATCAAAGTTCTCCCAGAAGACTTCATCGTCGAAGAAATCCCGCTCTATGAGCCCTGCGGCACGGGCGAGCATCTTTACATCCGCTTTACGAAGCGGGAGATGACCACCGATGCCGCCGTGGACGTGATAGCCCGTGCGGTCGGAGTCCGCGCCCGCGACGTTGGGGTCGCCGGGATGAAGGATCGCATGGCCATCACCACGCAGACGATCTCGGTTCCATACGCCCCCGAACGCGACACGCGGGCGATGGCGCTGGTGCACGAGCGCATCAACGTGCTCGGGACCCAGCGGCACACCAACAAGCTGCGGACCGGTCACTTGCGGGCAAACAAATTTTCCATCCGCATCCGCGAGGTGGGCGACGTCGACGCGGCCATCGCGGCCTTCGAGCGGATCGGGCGCGAGGGTGTCCCGAACGCGTTCGGCGCCCAACGATTCGGCCGCGAGGGCGACAACGCCGAGCGCACGCGCGCGTGGCTCACCGGCAAAGCCCCCGCTCCACGCGATCCGCGCTTGAAGCGCCTCCTCTTCTCTGCGCTGCAATCGGCCGTCTACAACGAAGTGCTCGAGCGCCGCGTGCGCAACGGAACCTGGAACACGTGCCTCGCAGGCGATCTGGCCAAACGGCACGATTCCGGTGGCCTCTTTCTCTGCACCGATGTTCAGGAGGATCGCGCGCGTGCCGAGAGGGGAGAAATATCCGCCACCGGCCCGCTCCCGGGTGCAAAGATGCGCGAGCCCGAGGGCGAGCCGCGCGAGCTCGAGCAACAGGTCGTGCGCGAGTACCTGGGTGACGACATCGATCTGACGAAGTTGGTACCGCTGGGCGAAGGTACGCGCAGGCCACTGCGCCTGTGGGTGTCGGATCTTCGGCTAGAAAGAGGACACTCGGACAACGGCCGGGAAGAAGAGGACAGCATCCGGGTTTACTTTGTGCTACCGAAAGGCGCCTATGCCACCACCGTGATATCCGCCGCCATTCCGCTCGATGCAGAGGTCGGTAAAGTCACGGATCTCCCTGGGACTGGGGAGCCTTTCACCTGCGAGGACGGAGCTATCGAAGCCCATGGGCAACAACGAGATCATTGA
- a CDS encoding biopolymer transporter ExbD, translating to MAGGTADDTDDAITAINVTPLVDITLVLLIIFMVTAKIIVKSESIPLDLPSASQGTDVQTVFSVALGADGQTQVDQRAVQNDDAILALATEAHNKDAQLRAVIKADSAVPHGRVIHVLDLLKQAHVAKIAFGVTPAPPLVPVKQPNK from the coding sequence ATGGCGGGTGGTACAGCCGACGATACGGATGACGCGATCACAGCGATCAACGTCACCCCACTGGTCGACATCACGCTGGTGCTTCTGATCATCTTCATGGTGACCGCGAAGATCATCGTGAAGTCGGAATCGATCCCGCTCGATCTGCCCAGCGCATCGCAAGGCACGGACGTGCAGACCGTTTTCTCGGTGGCCCTCGGTGCCGATGGTCAGACGCAGGTGGACCAGCGCGCCGTCCAGAACGACGATGCCATCCTCGCCCTCGCGACGGAAGCGCACAACAAGGACGCGCAACTTCGCGCGGTCATCAAGGCTGACAGCGCCGTGCCGCACGGTCGCGTGATCCACGTGCTGGACTTGCTCAAGCAGGCCCACGTCGCGAAGATCGCCTTCGGCGTGACGCCTGCGCCGCCCTTGGTCCCGGTCAAACAACCCAACAAGTGA
- a CDS encoding MotA/TolQ/ExbB proton channel family protein yields MGNNEIIERVKNAMVGAGAGWVLWLMLILSVVSLAIMLERAWLYFSLRDDVGALMRELGKMLRAGDLDGARKRLEGSPSAEAAVVLAGVVEASYGAEAAEQAMAGASALQKTKLEKRLAYLGTLGNNAPFIGLLGTVIGIVGAFEELGKANAKPVAQAAGAAAASAAAAASAQIAPQAVMTNIAEALVATAVGLVVAIPAVAAFNMFQRIVKTTLSNTDALGHVLLAYLKSTDKGVAHAGATAAAVPAGAPSRRVSTNPREDDEGAN; encoded by the coding sequence ATGGGCAACAACGAGATCATTGAGCGCGTCAAAAATGCGATGGTGGGGGCTGGGGCCGGCTGGGTCCTGTGGTTGATGCTGATTTTGAGCGTGGTCTCGTTGGCCATCATGCTCGAGCGCGCCTGGTTGTACTTCTCCCTTCGTGACGACGTCGGCGCGCTGATGCGCGAGCTTGGAAAGATGCTTCGTGCGGGCGATCTGGATGGCGCGCGCAAGCGCCTCGAGGGCTCCCCGAGTGCGGAAGCGGCCGTGGTGCTCGCGGGCGTGGTCGAGGCATCGTATGGCGCGGAAGCGGCCGAGCAAGCCATGGCGGGAGCGAGCGCGCTGCAGAAGACGAAGCTGGAGAAGCGCTTGGCGTACCTGGGCACGTTGGGCAACAACGCCCCGTTCATCGGGCTGCTCGGCACCGTCATCGGTATCGTCGGCGCCTTCGAGGAGCTCGGAAAAGCGAACGCCAAACCCGTTGCTCAGGCAGCAGGCGCCGCGGCGGCGAGTGCTGCAGCAGCGGCCAGCGCGCAGATCGCACCGCAAGCGGTCATGACGAACATCGCCGAGGCGTTGGTCGCCACCGCCGTCGGTCTGGTCGTGGCCATCCCGGCCGTTGCGGCCTTCAACATGTTCCAGCGCATCGTGAAGACGACCTTGTCGAACACGGACGCGCTCGGGCACGTGCTCCTCGCGTACCTCAAGTCGACGGACAAGGGTGTCGCACATGCGGGCGCCACCGCAGCGGCTGTCCCCGCCGGCGCGCCTTCGCGTCGCGTGTCGACGAACCCGCGCGAAGACGATGAGGGGGCCAACTAG
- a CDS encoding M36 family metallopeptidase, whose protein sequence is MRTRVSRLGLLAAAGAFLVGLPMCGGSDAPSPSSQPKAEERPDDSAAREALASTPLGYVVSRDARGAARWIVGSNEAAAAVLDASVSEETAARVHLSRHASLLGITEAAVYEISRVGMQKLAGGATIVQFAQRVGDMDVFQARASVVLDASKNLVSIGANLHPQAAQTHALKALAFPKTAESALADAYAGQFGVSISASAVKDSGARGAFRRYAVTTTEDAPTVLEAAAKRVLFPEGAELVPAYYIELAARANGSPENEAYAYVMGARDGRVLYRASLTASDSFKYRVWAEPTGNHIPTDGPYVDSSPHPTGFPNNQLPDYAAPILVSADGFNVHADPWLGPSDTTTFGNNVRAYSDRNDQHNGIGDGFDPGDLAPDVTAPKTFDRVYDPTKQPNANPDQIKAAATQLFYVNNWLHDYWYDSGFDEASGVAQLSNYGRGGVEGDPLRAEAQDGADFGQANNANMSTPSDGISPRMQMFVWSGVANRSIETTPARTYSDPLGAAVFGPQQFDLTAPAVLANDGTGTTSDACEPLTGLTGKIAVIDRGICPFVQKAINAQNAGAVGILMVNNVAGHVPVSPGVNDPTITIPLIGLSLEDGATLKSALSAGELTAHIKRGAEVLHDGTIDNTIIAHEWGHYLHHRLVQCGSSSCGGMSEGWADFNALLMVVRASDLDNELFGAAFPLSQYAAAGITNSGAYFGIRRAPYSANRAKNPFTFGHVRQSSTLPTGAPLSPAAANMAEVHNVGEIWAETLFEGYINVLHSGQVLGRTFEESKRRMADYIVAGMKAAPPEPTFTEQRDAILASVFAMGEKEDFLALARGFAKRGLGSNAVAPPTTSVSLDEAVENFDIRGKLSFIDAKIDDSGASCDHDGVLDAGESGKLKIRVRNLGWVTLRGSTVSATTTDPFVTFENNGAVTIESIDAFGVATASIGISANAIPLSRGELPIAIKIHNDSAIPKDADVQANLLYNYDDARNSSPVDNVESETPVWTFQHANPPLRAWSRQGDASNHVWHGNDIGALGDERLVSPDLVVGPGNFRITFRHRFQFETTPASGGVPAVYWDGGVLELSTDGGTTWNDVATYTDPNYPQTLTTGNNPLSGRKAWAGDSPGYPNYTTVSLNLGTQLQGKTVKVRFRLGSDEAAGAAGWDIDNIIFAGITNLPFPSIIDDRTTCPAPIARASR, encoded by the coding sequence ATGAGAACACGTGTTTCTCGTCTTGGTCTGCTTGCGGCCGCCGGAGCTTTCCTCGTCGGGCTTCCGATGTGCGGTGGCAGTGATGCGCCGTCGCCGTCCTCGCAGCCGAAGGCCGAGGAAAGACCCGATGATAGCGCTGCACGTGAAGCCCTCGCATCGACACCGCTCGGATATGTCGTGTCGCGCGATGCGCGCGGTGCGGCCCGATGGATCGTGGGCTCGAACGAAGCGGCCGCCGCGGTGCTCGATGCTTCCGTGTCCGAGGAAACGGCGGCGCGCGTGCACCTCTCGCGGCACGCATCGCTTTTGGGCATCACGGAGGCCGCCGTTTACGAGATTTCGCGCGTGGGCATGCAGAAGCTCGCGGGCGGCGCCACCATCGTGCAGTTCGCCCAGCGCGTGGGCGACATGGATGTCTTCCAGGCACGCGCCAGCGTCGTGCTCGATGCTTCGAAGAACCTCGTCTCGATCGGCGCCAATTTGCATCCGCAGGCCGCGCAGACGCACGCCTTGAAGGCGCTCGCCTTTCCCAAAACGGCGGAATCGGCATTGGCCGATGCCTATGCGGGGCAGTTCGGCGTCTCCATTTCAGCGAGCGCTGTGAAAGACTCCGGCGCGCGCGGTGCGTTCCGGCGCTATGCGGTGACGACGACGGAGGATGCACCCACCGTGCTCGAGGCCGCCGCGAAGCGCGTGCTCTTCCCCGAGGGCGCGGAGTTGGTTCCCGCGTATTACATCGAGCTTGCGGCCCGCGCGAACGGCTCGCCCGAAAACGAGGCCTACGCCTACGTGATGGGCGCGCGCGATGGGCGCGTGCTCTATCGGGCATCGCTCACGGCGAGCGACTCGTTCAAATACCGCGTATGGGCGGAGCCCACGGGCAATCACATTCCCACGGATGGACCTTACGTCGATTCTTCGCCGCACCCCACGGGTTTTCCGAACAACCAATTGCCGGATTATGCGGCGCCCATTCTGGTTTCGGCCGATGGCTTCAACGTGCATGCCGACCCATGGTTGGGGCCGAGCGACACCACGACGTTCGGCAACAACGTGCGCGCGTACAGCGATCGGAACGATCAGCACAATGGCATCGGCGACGGGTTCGACCCAGGCGATCTCGCGCCCGACGTAACGGCGCCGAAGACGTTCGATCGAGTCTACGATCCGACGAAGCAGCCCAACGCGAATCCGGACCAGATCAAGGCGGCGGCGACGCAGCTTTTCTACGTGAACAACTGGCTGCACGACTATTGGTACGACTCGGGTTTCGACGAGGCGTCGGGTGTCGCGCAGCTTTCCAATTATGGCCGCGGCGGCGTGGAAGGCGATCCGTTGCGCGCCGAGGCGCAGGACGGGGCGGACTTCGGGCAGGCGAACAACGCGAACATGTCGACGCCGTCCGACGGCATTTCACCGCGGATGCAGATGTTCGTGTGGTCCGGCGTGGCGAATCGCTCGATCGAGACCACGCCCGCGCGCACCTATTCCGATCCGCTCGGGGCCGCGGTGTTCGGGCCGCAGCAGTTCGATCTGACGGCGCCGGCGGTGTTGGCCAACGATGGAACCGGCACGACCTCGGATGCGTGCGAACCGCTCACGGGTTTGACCGGCAAGATTGCCGTGATCGACCGAGGGATCTGCCCCTTCGTGCAGAAAGCCATCAACGCGCAGAATGCCGGCGCCGTGGGCATCCTCATGGTGAACAACGTGGCGGGACACGTGCCGGTGAGCCCGGGGGTGAACGATCCGACCATCACGATTCCGCTCATCGGCCTGAGCCTGGAAGATGGCGCGACGTTGAAGTCCGCGCTTTCCGCAGGGGAGCTGACGGCGCACATCAAGCGCGGCGCCGAGGTGCTGCACGATGGGACCATCGACAATACGATCATCGCGCACGAGTGGGGGCACTACCTGCACCACCGCCTGGTGCAATGCGGGTCGTCTTCGTGCGGTGGCATGAGCGAAGGGTGGGCCGACTTCAATGCCCTGCTCATGGTGGTGCGCGCGAGCGATTTGGACAATGAGCTCTTCGGCGCCGCGTTTCCCTTGTCCCAATATGCGGCAGCGGGGATCACGAACAGCGGGGCGTATTTCGGTATTCGCCGTGCGCCGTATTCGGCAAATCGGGCCAAGAATCCGTTCACCTTCGGGCACGTTCGACAGAGCTCGACGCTTCCCACGGGGGCGCCGCTCTCGCCGGCGGCCGCCAACATGGCGGAGGTGCACAACGTCGGTGAGATCTGGGCGGAGACGCTGTTCGAGGGGTACATCAACGTGCTCCATTCCGGGCAGGTCCTCGGCCGCACCTTCGAGGAGAGCAAGCGCCGGATGGCCGACTACATCGTGGCCGGAATGAAGGCCGCGCCGCCCGAGCCGACGTTCACCGAGCAGCGCGATGCGATTTTGGCCAGCGTCTTCGCCATGGGCGAAAAAGAGGACTTCTTGGCGCTGGCGCGCGGCTTCGCCAAGCGCGGGCTCGGTTCGAATGCGGTCGCACCGCCCACGACGTCGGTGTCGTTGGACGAGGCGGTGGAGAACTTCGACATTCGCGGCAAGCTGAGTTTCATCGACGCGAAGATCGACGACTCCGGGGCATCGTGCGACCACGACGGCGTGCTCGATGCGGGGGAGAGCGGCAAGCTCAAGATCCGCGTGCGCAACCTGGGCTGGGTCACGTTGCGTGGCTCGACGGTGAGCGCGACCACGACGGATCCGTTCGTCACCTTCGAGAACAACGGGGCGGTGACCATCGAATCGATTGACGCGTTCGGCGTGGCCACGGCGAGCATTGGGATTTCGGCCAATGCGATTCCGCTTTCGCGCGGCGAGCTGCCCATCGCGATCAAGATTCACAACGACAGCGCGATTCCCAAAGACGCCGATGTGCAGGCGAATCTGCTCTACAATTACGACGACGCGCGCAATTCCTCGCCCGTGGACAACGTGGAGAGTGAGACGCCGGTTTGGACCTTCCAGCACGCGAATCCGCCGTTGCGTGCCTGGTCGCGCCAGGGCGATGCCTCCAACCACGTTTGGCACGGCAACGACATCGGCGCGCTCGGCGACGAGCGGCTCGTCTCACCGGATCTCGTGGTCGGGCCGGGCAATTTCCGAATCACGTTCAGGCATCGTTTCCAGTTCGAGACGACCCCCGCCTCGGGCGGCGTGCCGGCGGTCTACTGGGACGGCGGCGTCCTCGAGCTGTCGACCGATGGCGGCACGACCTGGAACGATGTTGCAACCTACACGGATCCCAATTACCCGCAGACGCTCACCACGGGGAACAACCCGCTCAGCGGGCGCAAAGCCTGGGCGGGGGATTCTCCGGGATATCCGAATTACACGACGGTGTCCTTGAATTTGGGCACGCAGCTCCAAGGCAAGACGGTGAAGGTCCGTTTCCGCCTGGGCAGCGACGAAGCCGCCGGCGCGGCGGGCTGGGACATCGACAACATCATTTTCGCCGGAATTACCAACTTGCCGTTCCCGTCGATCATCGACGACCGCACGACCTGCCCGGCGCCCATCGCGCGGGCTTCGCGTTAA
- a CDS encoding uracil-DNA glycosylase, producing the protein MSQDDPRTELAQIAASLRAYLEWQQDSGSLGIPRGKRPPPSVAAKPEGNRQDAKVDAEAPRNAPPHEPPTLGVLGALAVPPSPTPPEPPPAPVTAAAPVWHDEPKPSPPAVAPPPASAMPSTGTERLVRLEQIREEVRNCAKCELATTRTNTVFSRGNPESKLCFIGEAPGADEDAQGLPFVGRAGQLLDKMIGAMGLSPERDVYVCNIIKCRPPGNRRPTPDESNTCIPYLHEQLALVRPRVIVAMGNTAVAALLQTTMGITKIRGQWKLYRGSTLVMPTYHPSYLLRPSAQQQQAKREAWDDLQLVMKELGIEAPKRR; encoded by the coding sequence ATGTCGCAGGACGATCCCCGAACCGAGCTTGCCCAGATCGCCGCATCGTTGCGCGCGTACCTCGAGTGGCAACAGGACTCCGGCTCCCTCGGCATTCCACGCGGAAAACGTCCCCCGCCCTCCGTCGCGGCGAAGCCAGAAGGAAACCGCCAAGACGCCAAGGTGGATGCTGAAGCGCCGAGGAACGCCCCGCCTCATGAACCCCCAACCCTTGGCGTTCTTGGCGCCTTGGCGGTTCCCCCTTCTCCGACTCCACCCGAGCCGCCGCCGGCTCCCGTCACTGCCGCCGCGCCCGTTTGGCACGACGAGCCAAAGCCTTCGCCGCCTGCCGTAGCGCCGCCCCCTGCGTCGGCGATGCCCAGCACGGGCACCGAAAGGCTCGTCCGTCTCGAGCAAATCCGCGAGGAAGTTCGCAATTGTGCCAAATGCGAATTGGCCACCACGCGGACGAATACCGTTTTCTCGCGGGGTAATCCCGAATCCAAACTTTGCTTCATTGGCGAGGCCCCCGGCGCGGATGAAGATGCGCAAGGCCTCCCCTTCGTCGGTCGCGCCGGTCAGCTCTTGGACAAGATGATCGGGGCCATGGGACTGTCGCCCGAGCGCGACGTCTACGTGTGCAACATCATCAAGTGCCGGCCACCGGGAAACCGGCGCCCGACGCCCGACGAGTCGAACACCTGCATCCCGTACCTGCACGAGCAGCTCGCCCTCGTGCGCCCGCGCGTCATCGTCGCCATGGGAAACACCGCCGTCGCAGCGCTTCTGCAGACCACCATGGGCATTACGAAGATCCGCGGCCAATGGAAGCTCTATCGCGGCAGCACGCTCGTGATGCCCACGTACCATCCCTCGTACCTGCTTCGCCCGAGCGCGCAACAGCAGCAGGCCAAGCGCGAAGCGTGGGACGATCTTCAGTTGGTCATGAAAGAGCTGGGCATCGAGGCGCCGAAGCGGCGCTAG
- a CDS encoding DUF2846 domain-containing protein, giving the protein MSLNTFLTTIMISVVATSATGCASWKLSEPDTVAVHPFLPHPAHVAKVCVIRTSVLEHGVTFVSRDNGVLVGATRGPTYFCYYAEPGDHDLSIEADAWASARLRAEAGGSYYLKEEVAVEGGKVRGLGVWVDEAIARSLVDDSEYAVLVGAPEREHLPGTLPFAPARRRS; this is encoded by the coding sequence ATGTCGTTGAACACTTTTCTCACCACGATCATGATCAGCGTCGTCGCGACCTCCGCAACCGGTTGCGCAAGTTGGAAGCTGTCCGAGCCTGATACCGTGGCCGTTCACCCCTTCTTGCCGCATCCAGCGCACGTCGCAAAAGTCTGCGTGATCCGAACATCCGTTCTCGAACATGGAGTGACCTTCGTTTCACGCGACAACGGCGTGCTCGTCGGCGCCACGCGCGGGCCCACGTATTTCTGTTACTATGCCGAGCCCGGCGATCACGATCTCTCCATCGAGGCGGATGCCTGGGCAAGCGCCAGGCTTCGCGCCGAGGCAGGCGGCTCGTACTACCTCAAGGAGGAGGTCGCTGTCGAAGGTGGGAAGGTCCGAGGTCTCGGCGTCTGGGTGGACGAAGCCATCGCGCGCTCGCTGGTGGACGACTCGGAGTACGCCGTTCTCGTAGGGGCGCCTGAACGCGAGCACCTTCCAGGGACGCTTCCCTTTGCGCCTGCCCGGCGCCGTTCGTGA
- a CDS encoding energy transducer TonB, whose translation MIDASHAQTNGIHPGAPGIARAALIVDRDPLGRVFELGSNASKGIAVALLIASAAHGAAAVRTAMISLDMYRFARSVQERVAQKLVDIYEIDEVKTPEPPPPEPEPEPEPAKAAPPPPKAPKDAPPPPPPPPEAAKASAALTADPNDVVDMTNTIITGKSDSYGGGTTQANGTGKAVYNPAARAGGTPGGTGTAPPPPPMDRSRAAGLLGDQNWNCPWPSEADSESIDEAYVTVEVLVGTNGRAQQVTVVKDPGHGFAREARQCAMQKPFATQLDVNGNPVAGKTKPFRIHFER comes from the coding sequence ATGATCGACGCCTCGCACGCGCAAACCAACGGTATCCATCCTGGCGCACCGGGCATTGCGCGCGCCGCCCTCATCGTCGATCGCGATCCGCTCGGGCGCGTGTTCGAGCTGGGCAGCAATGCATCGAAAGGCATCGCCGTCGCGCTGCTCATCGCGAGCGCGGCCCACGGCGCCGCGGCGGTTCGCACGGCGATGATATCGCTCGACATGTACCGGTTCGCGCGCTCGGTGCAGGAACGGGTGGCCCAGAAGCTCGTCGACATTTACGAAATTGACGAAGTGAAGACGCCGGAGCCGCCGCCCCCCGAGCCGGAGCCGGAACCGGAGCCTGCAAAGGCCGCCCCGCCACCGCCGAAGGCCCCGAAGGACGCGCCGCCACCGCCGCCACCGCCACCGGAAGCTGCGAAAGCGTCGGCGGCGCTCACGGCCGATCCCAACGACGTCGTCGACATGACGAACACGATCATCACGGGCAAGAGTGATTCGTACGGCGGCGGGACCACGCAGGCGAACGGCACCGGCAAGGCCGTCTACAACCCGGCCGCACGCGCCGGCGGCACCCCCGGCGGGACCGGCACCGCCCCTCCCCCGCCCCCGATGGACCGCTCCCGCGCCGCAGGTTTGCTCGGCGACCAAAACTGGAACTGCCCCTGGCCGTCCGAGGCCGACTCCGAGTCGATCGACGAGGCGTACGTCACCGTCGAGGTGCTCGTGGGCACGAACGGCCGTGCGCAACAGGTCACGGTCGTCAAAGATCCGGGCCATGGCTTCGCGCGCGAGGCGCGCCAGTGCGCCATGCAGAAGCCGTTCGCGACGCAGCTCGATGTCAATGGAAATCCGGTTGCCGGCAAGACGAAGCCGTTCCGCATCCATTTCGAGCGTTGA
- a CDS encoding glutathione S-transferase family protein — protein sequence MVKLYDYAGSGNSYKIKLLLAQLQRPYETVEVEIFRGESRTPEFLAKNPAGRIPVLEIAPGEYLAESNAILCYLASGTALWPEAPLLRAQVLQWLFFEQYEIEPTVGTVRFWKLTGRDKTQGSLLEKKTAQGQDALRSLDRHLEHRSFLVGDAYSIADIALYAYTHVAEEGGGFSFDSLPALRRWLKRIEEQPHWIPGPAPYSAAAYL from the coding sequence ATGGTGAAGCTTTACGACTACGCTGGGTCGGGCAACAGTTACAAAATCAAGTTGCTGCTGGCCCAGCTCCAGCGCCCCTATGAAACGGTCGAAGTCGAGATCTTCCGCGGTGAAAGTCGCACGCCGGAGTTTCTCGCGAAGAACCCGGCGGGCCGCATTCCAGTGCTCGAAATCGCGCCGGGCGAGTACTTGGCCGAGTCGAACGCCATTCTCTGTTACCTAGCCTCCGGAACGGCGTTGTGGCCGGAAGCGCCACTGTTGCGGGCGCAGGTCCTTCAGTGGCTCTTTTTCGAACAATACGAAATCGAACCGACTGTGGGCACGGTTCGCTTTTGGAAATTGACCGGCCGAGACAAAACCCAGGGGAGCCTTCTCGAGAAGAAGACGGCCCAGGGCCAAGATGCGCTGCGCTCCCTCGATCGGCACCTCGAGCATCGCAGCTTCCTCGTCGGCGACGCGTACTCGATTGCCGACATCGCGCTCTACGCCTACACGCACGTGGCCGAGGAAGGCGGCGGCTTCTCCTTCGATTCACTTCCCGCCCTACGACGTTGGTTGAAGCGAATCGAGGAGCAGCCGCATTGGATCCCAGGCCCCGCCCCCTACAGCGCGGCCGCGTATCTGTAA